TGTTAGCCATGGCCAACTATCCGTCCTTTGATCCCAATCGGCAGGAGAAATATCCGCCGTACAATAAGCGAAATCGAGCCGTCTCCGATCTGTTTGAGCCCGGTTCGACCATTAAAAGTTTTGTGGCGGCCATTTTATTACAAACTAAATTAAAAAAACCGCAAGACCTGGTGTATTGCGAAAACGGCCGATTCTCCTATTACAGATCGGTTTTTACGGATTCTAAACCGCACGGCTGGATGACCTTTAAAAAGGTGGTAAGCCATTCTTCCAATATCGGAATGATTAAATTAACGGAGGACCTGCCGCCCAACACCATGTTTCGGTTCTTAAAGAGTTTTGGTTTTGGCAGCGAAACAGGCATCGACTTAATGAGCGAGGCCAAAGGTATTCTGGAACAACCCAGAACATGGTCGGCAATTACCAGAGCGTCGCTTTCCATTGGTTACGGAATCAGCGTTACAACCCTTCAGTTAGCGGCTGCATATTCAGCGCTGGTTAACGGCGGAAAGCTCTACCGCCCTTATGCCATCTGGAAAATAACCTCGCCTGAAGGAAAAATACTGGAAGAACATCAGCCGAAGATGATTCGTCGCGTGATTTCGGAAACGGTGAGTAAAAAGGTTAAAAAATTTTTAGAAGCCGTGGTGGAAGAAGGCACCGGCACGCAGGCCAGAATCAGGGGCGTAAAGCTGGGCGGTAAAACAGGTACGGCTCGAAAGATTAATCCCAACGGCGGATACTATCACAATAAGTATATTGCCTCGTTTGCCGGCTTTGCTCCGCTTGAGCAGCCAAAGTATGTTTGTGTGGTGGTCGTTGATGAGCCCAAAACCTTTTTTTACGGCGGACAGGTGGCCGCGCCCATATTTCAGAATATCCTGAGCCGAATCTTAAATCTGGATACCAGCATCCCACACGAAGTAAAGAATGATGACGATTTTTTGCTGGTTCAAAAAAACGCCTCCCTGCCTGACCTGGCCGGGCTCGACGCTCAATCAGCCATTCGTCTGTTGGAAAGCAAAGACCTGGACTACCGCTTACAGGGAGAGGGCGCTTATGTTTTGCGTTCTTCAGTTAAAGATGATGAATGGACCCTGGAATTAGGCGATCATTTCACTACGGGGGCAACCATTCCGCGATTAAGCGGCCTGACCCTGCGCGAAGCATTGAGTTTGCTGGACTTAAGCAAAATAAACCTGAAAATTAAAGGCGACCCCACCGGCATTATTTACAAACAAAACATTAAACCGGGAACGGTCGTCAAAAAACAGGCTAATCTTGTATTAACCTGCATCAGTCCGTAAAAGGAAAAATAGATGACCCGACAGGATGAAAATTTAAGAGCAGGGCAGAAAAAAACAAAAGACATTTTCTTAAAAAAGAGAATGTTTTTTAAACCATATTTGAGTCGGTTGGTTGAAGACATAGGAACCTGAAGTAATTAACGGAGAACTTTAATTGAATACGAAACGTGAAATAACCTTGAAGAAATTGCTAAACGGCCTGAGCGTTGATTTGCCCGATGAAATGGCGCGTTTGCAGGTAAGCGGCGTGCAATATGACTCCCGCAAAGTTCAAGTGGGAAATTTGTTCGTGGCCATTCGCGGTTTTCAGACCGACGGACACCAGTTCCTTAAAATGGCCGCCGAAAAGGGAGCCTGTTGCGCATTAGTTGAGGAAAGAGTAAGCGGAGTGGATATTCCGCAACTGGAGGTAAACAATACGCGAGAACTTTTACCTCTTGTGGCCGCTAATTTTTATCGCCCGGAAATCGATCGCCTTACCCTAATTGGCATTACCGGTACCAACGGAAAAACGACCACCAGCTACCTGGTGCAATCTATTTTGAACGAGGCGGGCAAACCGGCCGGCGTCATTGGCACCATTCAGTATTTGATCGGCGGGCAAAAAATCGACGCCTGGAACACGACCCCAGAATCGGTGGACATATGCCGCATGCTCTATGAGCTGGCACAACAAAATTTTGAAGCCTGTGTGCTGGAAGTTTCGTCTCATGCCCTGGCGCTGAATCGAGTTGACGGGTTAAAGTTTAAAGCAGGCGTGTTTACCAATCTTTCGCGCGATCATCTCGATTTTCACAAAACGATGGAGAACTATTTCGAAGCCAAAATGAGGCTGTTTACCCTGCTCCATCCCCGGGGAACGGCGGTTATTAATTTCGATGATCCTTATGTGAAAAAGGCCATTGACCGCATCGAGCAGGCGGTTATTACGTTTGGATATGACCGGCGTTCCGATGTTTATGTGCTGGCAGAGCGATTAGACATCAATGGCATTTATTTAAAGTTACAAACGCCTTTTGGGCCGCTGGAAATTCATTCCGGATTGAGGGGGCATTTTAATGTGCAAAATATCATGGCGGCCGTGGGGAGCGGCCTGGCATTGGGATTGAATCTCGATGCCATTAAACGCGGCATCGAAAAGCTGGATCGAGTGCCCGGCCGTCTGGAGCCGTATGAAGTTAAGCCCGGCGTGCTGGCCGTTATTGACTATGCCCATACGCCCGACTCGCTGGAAAAGGCGCTGCAAAGTCTGCGTCCCTTAACCAGCGGCCGGCTGATCGTCGTCTTTGGCGCCGGCGGCGACCGCGATTGCGGCAAACGGCCCTTGATGGGGGCGGCCGCAGAAAAGCAGGCCGATGTGGTGATCGTTACTTCGGACAATCCGCGCACCGAAGACCCGCAAAAAATTATTGACGACATTTTAACGGGCATCGAAAAGAAGGAAAAATGCCAGGTGATTGTCGATCGAAAACAGGCCATTTTTCAAGCGGTTCACCAGGCTCAGGCGGGAGATGTCATTTTAATCGCCGGAAAAGGTCATGAAATGTATCAGGATGTCAATGGCGTCAAGCATCCCTTTGACGAGGTAGCCATTTTAAAGGAGGCTTCCGACGGTGAGTGAGCTGAGATTCAGTGACTTTAAAGAGCTGGAGAACGTACAATTTGTGCACTGCGAAAATTTGTTCGCTCAAAATCCGTTTTTGAGACGGATTAACACCGATTCCAGGAAAATTGGCCCCAATGACGTTTTTTGGGTGTTGATTGGCGAACGCTACGATGCCCATGACTTTGTGCCGGCCGTGGCTTTAAGCGGCGCCTTGTGTGCGGTGGTTCAGCGTGCGGTAGAAATGCCGCGCCCCTTCCCGCAGGTGGTGGTGCCCGATACCTTAAAAGCCCTGCAGCAATTTGCCCATTTAAATCGGCAAAGATTTAACGGAACAGTCATTGGACTGACCGGCTCTAACGGCAAAACTTCGACCAAGGAGCTGATCGCCCATCTGCTGCAGGGAAAACAAACGGTGCACAAAACCAGCGGCAATTTGAATAATCACATCGGCTGTCCGCTGACCCTGCTGGAATTGAACAATTCTTTCGACTTTGCCGTGATCGAAATGGGTACCAACCATCCTGGAGAAATCGAGCTCCTGGCCAGAATTACGCAACCCGATGCGGCTTTAATCACCAATCTTGGAACGGCGCATCTGGAATTCTTTAAAACGATGGATGCCATTGCCCGGGAAAAACTGAGCCTGTTTGACCAGATGGCGCCCGGCAAAACCATTTTTGTGAACGCCGATGATCCGCACATTGCCGGTTACCAGCGAACTGATCTGGTACGAATTACTTACGGGCTGAAGGAAAAAGCGGATGTGCGTGCGCGTATTATTTCGGTTGATCCCAATGGCAATGTTCGTTTCGAGCTGAATGAAAAGGTCAAAATTCAACTGCGCGTTCCTGGTAAACACAATGTGCAAAACGCACTGGCAGCCAGCGCTGTAGCTCTTTTTTACGGACTGTCTGAAGCGGAGATCAAAGACCGCTTGCAGAGCTACACCGCTTTTGACAAACGTATGCAGGTTTTACAGCATGGCGGCTTGCGCATTATTAACGATGCCTACAACGCCAATCCGGAATCTATGGCGGTGGCGTTTCAGGCGTTGCAACAAATGGAAAAAGGCGGCGGATTGATTCTTGTTTTAGGCGACATGTTCGAGCTGGGCGATCAGGCTTTACAAATGCACAAAGACGTTTTGCATGAGGCTCTGCAGTTAAATCCGCTGGCTATTCTGATAATGGGAGAACTAATGACCGAAGCCGCTAAATCCTTAAATGCGGAAAAAATTAAAAGCTTTAACAGTCATCGGGAGCTGGCAAAAGAATTGAAAAACATGGCTGCCTCAAACTCGCTGATCTTTCTTAAAGGATCGCGAGGCATGCAAATGGAAAAAGTTCTGGAATTTATTTAATTGAAGAGCGTGGTATGTTAGCAAAATTTTTATATCAGTTTACAGATTATTTTATCGGTTTTAATGTATTCCGCTACATTACGGTGCGGGCGGCCCTGGCGGCCATTACCGCCCTGGTGTTGAGCTGGTGGATCGGACCTAAGGTCATCCGGTTGCTCAAGAAATATCAGATCGGCGAAGAAATCCGCATCGAGGGACCGCAGTCGCATCAGGTTAAACGCGGCACCCCCACCATGGGCGGTCTGATTATTCTCTTTTCTATTGTGATCGCCGTTCTGCTATGGGCCGATGTGTTTAATTTGTACCTGCTGCTCATCTTTTTAACGACCCTGGTCATGGGCCTGGTGGGATTCCTGGACGACTATTTGAAATCGATCATGAAAATCAAAAAGGGGTTGATCGGAAGGTACAAGCTTCTGGGCCAGATAAGCGTGGGACTTTTACTGGGGCTGGTTATCTATTTCCATCCCTTTTTCGATGGGCTCCATTCCAATACCAGCGTGCCCTTTTTCAAGAATCTGGAAATCGACTTCGGCTGGTTTTACATTTTGTTCATCATTTTCGTTTTGACGGGCTCGTCCAATGCGGTTAATCTGACCGACGGCCTGGATGGACTGGCGACCGGCCTTTCGGCCATTGCCTTTATTGCTCTGGCAGGCATGGCTTACGTGACGAGCAATGTTAAATTTGCCGATTATCTGAATATTATTTACCTGCCCGGCACGGAAGAACTGGCTATTTTTTGCATGGCCGTGTTTGGCGCGGCCATGGGGTTTTTGTGGTTTAACGCGTACCCCGCCGAAATTTTTATGGGCGATACGGGTTCGCTGGCTCTGGGAACGGCCATGGGCGCTGCGGCCATTCTTCTTAAAAAAGAATTGCTCCTTTTGCTCATTGCCGGGGTTTTTATTGCCGAAGCCCTGTCGGTAATCATTCAAACCAGCTATTTCAAATATACACGAAAACGCTACGGCCAGGGGAAGCGCGTCTTCAAAATGGCGCCCATTCACCATCATTTTGAATTAAAAGGCTGGCACGAAACTAAAGTCGTTATCCGTTTCTGGATTGTTGGCATTTTGCTGGCTTTGTTAAGTTTAAGTACTTTTAAAACGCAGTAACGAGGCAGGTTGTGAAAGATCTACAAAACGTTAAAGGTAAAAAAGTTTCCGTTTTAGGGGCGGCGCGCAGCGGACTGGCTGCGGCGCGTTTGCTGAAAAATAAAGGGACGCATGTTTTTGTGAGCGATCGGGCGCCTGCCCGTCAAAAGCAGGATGCACTGGAATTTTTAACGCGAGAACAGATCGATCACGAATTCGGTCAACATTCCCCTCGTGTGTTTGAAGCAGATTTTTGTGTGCTCAGTCCGGGCATTCCCGTCGCCTCAGAAGTGGTACAGGAAGTGTTAAAACGCAATATTCCGGTCCTTTCGGAAATTGAAGTGGCCTCCTGGTTTTATGAGGGACGTCTGATTGCCGTGACCGGCTCCAATGGCAAAACCACCACCACCACCTTAATCGGCGAAATGTTAAGGCGCCGTTACCCGCAGGCTGTTGTGGCCGGAAACATCGGACAGCCCTTTTCGGATTTTGCGGATCAGAGCACGAACGACGCCTGGGGCGTGGTGGAAGTTTCCAGCTTTCAACTGGAAACCATCGATCAGTTTCATCCTGATCAGGCAGTGCTGCTTAATTATGCGCCCAATCATCTCGATCGCTACGCCAGTTATGAAGAGTACATGGAAGCCAAATGGCGCATTACTAAAAATTTGCAACCGGACGACCGCTTTATTTACAATGCCGCCGATCCTGAAATTTTAAAGCGTCTGCCGCGCCTGAGCTGCCTGAAAAGCGGCTTTCACATCGATGGCGATGAACGGGAGGAAATTTATTTTAAAAAGGGGATCATCTATCTGGAAGGTCAACCCTTTATCAACGTCGATGAGATGGGGCTGAAGGGCGTTCACAACTACATGAACGCCATGGCGGCAATTCTGGCAGCGCGATACGCCGGGGTGAGCGAAGTGGACATCAAAGCGGTTTTAAAATCGTTTACGGGCGTGGAACATCGATTGGAATTTGTACGTGAGTTGAACGGCGTGCGTTTTATTAACGACTCCAAAGCAACCACGGTGGAATCGCTCTACTACGCTCTGCAAAGTTTTAAGCAGCCCATTATCTTGATTGCCGGCGGAAAGGACAAGGGCAGCGATTTTAGTAAATTAAACGAGCAAATCGCCGGAAAGGTGAAAGCCGTTATTTTGATTGGCGCGGCAACGGAAAAGATGCAAAAAGCCTGGCAGGGCATTAAGCCGCTTTACGCAGAAAAGACGCTGGAAGAAGCGGTGCAAAAGGCATACGAACTGGCAAAAGCAGGCGATGTGGTCTTGCTTTCGCCGGCCTGCGCCAGTTTTGATATGTTTAAGGATTTTGAAGACAGAGGTCGGCAATTTAAAGAAATCGTGAGGCGTTTGGAGTAAAATGAAGCGACCGAAGGTAGATTATGTTCTGGCCGGCGTGGCCACATTTTTGTTGTTTAGTGGAATGGTGGTGGTCTTTAGCGCCAGCTCCATGGTTGGTAAATTCCGTTTTGGTTCCATGACCTATTTCTTTCAGAAACAGGTTTTATGGGGCTTTATGTCGTTCTTTTTGATGATGGTCTTTTCCAAAATTGATTATCGCTGGTTTAACCGCAACAGCCGTCCGCTATTTTTTGTGTTTGGCAGCATTCTGCTTCTGGGCGGATTGTTTGTATTCGGTAAAAACGTGAATGGCGCCACGCGCTGGTACGATTTTAAAGTAATGCGTTTTCAGCCAACGGAGCTGGCCAAATTGAGCCTGATTATTTATGTGAGCTATTTTCTGGCCCATCGCGAACGGCAGCTGCACAATGTTAAAAAGGGACTGCTGCCCGTGGCGGTGATTGTCGGCTTAAGCGTTTTATTGATTGTAGCTCAGCCGGATTTGAGCTCGTCCATCATGATATTACTCATTGTGGGCACGCTTCTTTTTTTGAGCCCCATGCCTTTAAAGCATTTACTGGCCGTGGCTCTGCCGGCCATTCCGGTGCTGGTGTTTGTTGTCAGACGCAATCCCTACCAGTGGGAGCGGATTGCCGGCTGGTGGCAGGCCTTGCAAAATCCGGCCAACGCGCCCTATCAGTTAAAGCAATCTCTGATCGGCATTGGCAATGGGGGCTTTTGGGGGCAGGGCCTGGGGCAAAGCAAACAGAAGTTTATGTTTTTGCCCGATTCGCACACTGATTTTATCTTTTCCATTCTGGGCGAAGAATTCGGCTTTTTGGGCGTTTCATTAATTTTACTGGCTTTTTTACTGATTTTTTACAAGGGAATTATCATAGCCCGACATTCGCCGGATAAGTTTTCCATGTATCTGGCGACGGGCATTACCATAAATATTGTGCTTTACGCATTTATCAATGCCGGTGTGGTCAGCGCGTTATTGCCGACCACCGGCTTGCCCATGCCTTTTTTTAGTTATGGAGGCTCTAACCTGGTTTTTCTTTCTATCGCCATGGGCATTTTGTTGAATATTTCCCGCTTTTCGGGAAAAGAGCGTTCCTGGATGAGTCGCGTTGAGAAACGCACGGATATCAATCATGTTATTTTAACGGCGGAGTGATGAAAGAAAAAATACGCGTGGCTATTGCTGGCGGCGGAACAGGCGGACATTTTTTCCCTGCGCTCAACCTGGGACAGGCCATGGAAGAGCGCTGGCAGGCGCAGTTGTTGTTTTTTGGGACAGCGCGTGGAATTGAGAGCAGTATCCTGCCGCAAAAAGGATACGCCCTGACGCTTTTGCCGGTGCGGGGGTTCCAGCGGCGAATGACGTTGAAAAATTTACTGTTCCCGATCAACCTGCTGCGCAGTATGGCGTTAAGCAAAAAGGCCTTACGCGCCTTTCGTCCGCATCTGGCGCTGGGCACTGGCGGTTACGTGATGGGCCCGGTTTTGCGCACGGCAAAAAAGATGGGCGTACCGATCGTCATTCAGGAACAGAACAGTTATCCCGGTGTGACCACGCGTCTGCTGGCCAGAGAAGCCAATCTCCTTTTTCTGGCCTATGAAGAGGCGCTGGAACATCTGCCGGATGGCGTCCATGCGGTGGTCACCGGCAATCCGATTAAGATGCAAAAACGCTTTACTTCTAAAGAAGAAGCCAAAAAAGCGCTGGGATTTTTAGCCGATTTACCATTGGTGGCGGTAATTGGCGGAAGCCAGGGCGCTGAAAGCATGAATCGGGCGGTTATGGCTGCGCTAAAAAGCGGGTTGCTGCCGCAAAAAGTTCAGTGGCTGTGGCAAACCGGTCGGCAGCATTTTGAACGCTGGAAGGCGGAAGTTAAACGAGAAAAATTACGCCAGGTGGCGGTGCGGCCGTTCATCGACGAAATGGCTACCGTTTATCAAGCGGCGGATTTAATGGTTTGCCGCGCCGGAGCCATGACCCTATCGGAATTAATGGCCATGGGCTGTCCGGCGGTGCTCGTTCCTTTTCCTTTTGCCGCAGGCGATCATCAATTTAAAAATGCGCAGGCTGTAGCCCAAAAAGGGGCTGCCGTAGTGCTGAAAGACGATGAAAAACTACCGCAAAAACTGATGGACCTGCTGCCGGCGTTGATTGAAGATCAAAATAAATTAAAAGAAATGGCAAAAGCCATGGAACGGTTGCACAAACAGGACAGCATCGATCAAATTTTATCTTTGATCGAACAGTTGTTGAAGGAGCGTGGCGTAAATTTTGGAGAAGGCTTGTGAGCGTGTTTAAGCGCAAAAAGAGATTTCATTTTGTGGGTATTGGCGGTATTGGTATGAGCGGTCTGGCTGAAATTCTGCTGGACATGGGCCATGCGGTGAGCGGCTCTGATCGGGAATGGACGGAGATTACCGAATATCTTGAGCAAAGGGGCGCCAGGGTTTTTCGCGGTCATCATTACGCTAACGTGGCGGATGACGTTGATTTTTTGATTTACAGTTCTGCGGTTCCGCAGGACAATCCCGAGCTGCGGGCCGCCCGCGAAAAGGGAATTCCTCAATTAAAACGCGCGCAGTTGCTGGGCCAGCTTTTCAATCGTCATTTCGGCCTGGCGGTGGCTGGCACGCACGGCAAAACCACCACCACGTCCATGATCGGTCAGATAATGATAACCGGCGGGCTGGATCCGACCATTGTGGTTGGCGGCCGTTTACACAATTTGATGACCAATGCCCGTCTGGGGAAAAGCCATTTTATGGTGACCGAGGCGGACGAATACGATCGTTCGTTTTTAACGCTTTTCCCGCGCATGGCGCTGCTTACCAGCCTGGAGGCGGATCATCTGGACATTTATGAAGACCTGGACGATTTACGTCGTACATTTGTTAAATTTGCCAATCAGGTTAGTTTTGACGGCCTGGTCATCGTTTGTGCGGAAGACGAAAATTTGAAGGAATTAATCCCGCAGATTCAGCCAGAGGTTTTAACTTACGGTTTTGGAGCGGAGGCGGATTTTAGAGCCTGCGTTTTAGAAGAACGCGCCGGTCAAACGCGCTTCGAAGTTTACCATCGCGGGGAGCGTCTGGCAGAGTTGACGCTGAATGTGCCGGGCAAACACAATGTGTTGAACGCGCTGGCCGCCCTGGTTGCCGGTTTGGAGCTGGAAATTGAAATTTCTGTAATGGTGAAGGCGCTGGCGGAGTTCAAGGGAGTGGAACGGCGTTTTGACGTGCTGGCTGAAAAAGACGGGATTTTAGTAGTGGACGATTACGCACACCACCCCACGGAAGTGGCCGTTACTTTGCAGGCTGCGCGCGATGGCTGGAACAAACGATTGATCGCGGTTTTTCAGCCGCACCTCTTTTCCAGAACGAGGGATTTTTACCGTGAATTCGCGCAGGCTTTAAATGCGGCCGATGTGGTGATCGTCAGTAAAATTTATCCGGCAAGGGAAGCGCCTATCGCCGGGATAAGCGGCGCGTTGATTGCCAATCAAGTTGGCGATAAAGCCCGCTACATTGCACAGGAAGAGGCCTTATTAAACTTTTTAGAGCAGCTGGTTCAAGCAAACGATATGATTTTGTTTTTAGGAGCCGGCGATATCCATTACACGGCGCAAAAATTTGCCCGACTGTTGATGGAAAAAAAGTAAAAACATAACAGAGTGTGACATGGCAAGACGTAAAAAGAAACACACATTGCGGAATACGCTGATTTACCTGGGGGTGATCCTGAGTTTGTCTGCTCTGGCTTATGTAAACCGGCAGGTTGAATCGTATTTAACCAGTCGGATTTCCACGTTTCAGTTGAAGAATATTAAAATTCATGGAAATGTCATTTTAACGCGCCAGCAAGTTTTAAACTTGTGCGGCGTAAAGGAAGGGGAGAAATTTCTGACGGTTAAGCCGGCGGAAATTGCCCAGAAGATGCTGCGTTCGCCTTTTATTAAAACGGCGTCGGCCGTGTACAGTTTGCCTTCCACCTTACACATCAGCGTGCAGGAGCGGCGGCCCATCGCTTTTGTTTTGCAGAAAGAACTGTTGCTGGTGGATAATGAAGGCGTTCTTTTGCCGTTTCCTAAAAT
This sequence is a window from Caldithrix abyssi DSM 13497. Protein-coding genes within it:
- a CDS encoding penicillin-binding protein, which translates into the protein MRYRWYILIIGVTIFWLALMANFFRLQVHLHDNFESMAKNQYYRKIKLHAQRGIIYDRAGNRLVTNTIHYDLAADPKLVKNKKRIAELCSRLFHEKESEFRKKLNQKGRFVFLARKRTEEEIAPILKLKDPGVIKIPVFRRSYLYGEYAAQLIGFTDPDDRGIGGLELQYDRMLRGEDGQAILQYSPGGRLFYNPEFQIKSPRDGNNIYLTIDKNIQTVVEQELRKGVEKARARAGMCVVMDPQTGRVLAMANYPSFDPNRQEKYPPYNKRNRAVSDLFEPGSTIKSFVAAILLQTKLKKPQDLVYCENGRFSYYRSVFTDSKPHGWMTFKKVVSHSSNIGMIKLTEDLPPNTMFRFLKSFGFGSETGIDLMSEAKGILEQPRTWSAITRASLSIGYGISVTTLQLAAAYSALVNGGKLYRPYAIWKITSPEGKILEEHQPKMIRRVISETVSKKVKKFLEAVVEEGTGTQARIRGVKLGGKTGTARKINPNGGYYHNKYIASFAGFAPLEQPKYVCVVVVDEPKTFFYGGQVAAPIFQNILSRILNLDTSIPHEVKNDDDFLLVQKNASLPDLAGLDAQSAIRLLESKDLDYRLQGEGAYVLRSSVKDDEWTLELGDHFTTGATIPRLSGLTLREALSLLDLSKINLKIKGDPTGIIYKQNIKPGTVVKKQANLVLTCISP
- a CDS encoding UDP-N-acetylmuramoyl-L-alanyl-D-glutamate--2,6-diaminopimelate ligase, producing MNTKREITLKKLLNGLSVDLPDEMARLQVSGVQYDSRKVQVGNLFVAIRGFQTDGHQFLKMAAEKGACCALVEERVSGVDIPQLEVNNTRELLPLVAANFYRPEIDRLTLIGITGTNGKTTTSYLVQSILNEAGKPAGVIGTIQYLIGGQKIDAWNTTPESVDICRMLYELAQQNFEACVLEVSSHALALNRVDGLKFKAGVFTNLSRDHLDFHKTMENYFEAKMRLFTLLHPRGTAVINFDDPYVKKAIDRIEQAVITFGYDRRSDVYVLAERLDINGIYLKLQTPFGPLEIHSGLRGHFNVQNIMAAVGSGLALGLNLDAIKRGIEKLDRVPGRLEPYEVKPGVLAVIDYAHTPDSLEKALQSLRPLTSGRLIVVFGAGGDRDCGKRPLMGAAAEKQADVVIVTSDNPRTEDPQKIIDDILTGIEKKEKCQVIVDRKQAIFQAVHQAQAGDVILIAGKGHEMYQDVNGVKHPFDEVAILKEASDGE
- a CDS encoding UDP-N-acetylmuramoyl-tripeptide--D-alanyl-D-alanine ligase; protein product: MSELRFSDFKELENVQFVHCENLFAQNPFLRRINTDSRKIGPNDVFWVLIGERYDAHDFVPAVALSGALCAVVQRAVEMPRPFPQVVVPDTLKALQQFAHLNRQRFNGTVIGLTGSNGKTSTKELIAHLLQGKQTVHKTSGNLNNHIGCPLTLLELNNSFDFAVIEMGTNHPGEIELLARITQPDAALITNLGTAHLEFFKTMDAIAREKLSLFDQMAPGKTIFVNADDPHIAGYQRTDLVRITYGLKEKADVRARIISVDPNGNVRFELNEKVKIQLRVPGKHNVQNALAASAVALFYGLSEAEIKDRLQSYTAFDKRMQVLQHGGLRIINDAYNANPESMAVAFQALQQMEKGGGLILVLGDMFELGDQALQMHKDVLHEALQLNPLAILIMGELMTEAAKSLNAEKIKSFNSHRELAKELKNMAASNSLIFLKGSRGMQMEKVLEFI
- the mraY gene encoding phospho-N-acetylmuramoyl-pentapeptide-transferase, translated to MLAKFLYQFTDYFIGFNVFRYITVRAALAAITALVLSWWIGPKVIRLLKKYQIGEEIRIEGPQSHQVKRGTPTMGGLIILFSIVIAVLLWADVFNLYLLLIFLTTLVMGLVGFLDDYLKSIMKIKKGLIGRYKLLGQISVGLLLGLVIYFHPFFDGLHSNTSVPFFKNLEIDFGWFYILFIIFVLTGSSNAVNLTDGLDGLATGLSAIAFIALAGMAYVTSNVKFADYLNIIYLPGTEELAIFCMAVFGAAMGFLWFNAYPAEIFMGDTGSLALGTAMGAAAILLKKELLLLLIAGVFIAEALSVIIQTSYFKYTRKRYGQGKRVFKMAPIHHHFELKGWHETKVVIRFWIVGILLALLSLSTFKTQ
- the murD gene encoding UDP-N-acetylmuramoyl-L-alanine--D-glutamate ligase; the protein is MKDLQNVKGKKVSVLGAARSGLAAARLLKNKGTHVFVSDRAPARQKQDALEFLTREQIDHEFGQHSPRVFEADFCVLSPGIPVASEVVQEVLKRNIPVLSEIEVASWFYEGRLIAVTGSNGKTTTTTLIGEMLRRRYPQAVVAGNIGQPFSDFADQSTNDAWGVVEVSSFQLETIDQFHPDQAVLLNYAPNHLDRYASYEEYMEAKWRITKNLQPDDRFIYNAADPEILKRLPRLSCLKSGFHIDGDEREEIYFKKGIIYLEGQPFINVDEMGLKGVHNYMNAMAAILAARYAGVSEVDIKAVLKSFTGVEHRLEFVRELNGVRFINDSKATTVESLYYALQSFKQPIILIAGGKDKGSDFSKLNEQIAGKVKAVILIGAATEKMQKAWQGIKPLYAEKTLEEAVQKAYELAKAGDVVLLSPACASFDMFKDFEDRGRQFKEIVRRLE
- the ftsW gene encoding putative lipid II flippase FtsW produces the protein MKRPKVDYVLAGVATFLLFSGMVVVFSASSMVGKFRFGSMTYFFQKQVLWGFMSFFLMMVFSKIDYRWFNRNSRPLFFVFGSILLLGGLFVFGKNVNGATRWYDFKVMRFQPTELAKLSLIIYVSYFLAHRERQLHNVKKGLLPVAVIVGLSVLLIVAQPDLSSSIMILLIVGTLLFLSPMPLKHLLAVALPAIPVLVFVVRRNPYQWERIAGWWQALQNPANAPYQLKQSLIGIGNGGFWGQGLGQSKQKFMFLPDSHTDFIFSILGEEFGFLGVSLILLAFLLIFYKGIIIARHSPDKFSMYLATGITINIVLYAFINAGVVSALLPTTGLPMPFFSYGGSNLVFLSIAMGILLNISRFSGKERSWMSRVEKRTDINHVILTAE
- the murG gene encoding undecaprenyldiphospho-muramoylpentapeptide beta-N-acetylglucosaminyltransferase, with the translated sequence MKEKIRVAIAGGGTGGHFFPALNLGQAMEERWQAQLLFFGTARGIESSILPQKGYALTLLPVRGFQRRMTLKNLLFPINLLRSMALSKKALRAFRPHLALGTGGYVMGPVLRTAKKMGVPIVIQEQNSYPGVTTRLLAREANLLFLAYEEALEHLPDGVHAVVTGNPIKMQKRFTSKEEAKKALGFLADLPLVAVIGGSQGAESMNRAVMAALKSGLLPQKVQWLWQTGRQHFERWKAEVKREKLRQVAVRPFIDEMATVYQAADLMVCRAGAMTLSELMAMGCPAVLVPFPFAAGDHQFKNAQAVAQKGAAVVLKDDEKLPQKLMDLLPALIEDQNKLKEMAKAMERLHKQDSIDQILSLIEQLLKERGVNFGEGL
- the murC gene encoding UDP-N-acetylmuramate--L-alanine ligase → MSVFKRKKRFHFVGIGGIGMSGLAEILLDMGHAVSGSDREWTEITEYLEQRGARVFRGHHYANVADDVDFLIYSSAVPQDNPELRAAREKGIPQLKRAQLLGQLFNRHFGLAVAGTHGKTTTTSMIGQIMITGGLDPTIVVGGRLHNLMTNARLGKSHFMVTEADEYDRSFLTLFPRMALLTSLEADHLDIYEDLDDLRRTFVKFANQVSFDGLVIVCAEDENLKELIPQIQPEVLTYGFGAEADFRACVLEERAGQTRFEVYHRGERLAELTLNVPGKHNVLNALAALVAGLELEIEISVMVKALAEFKGVERRFDVLAEKDGILVVDDYAHHPTEVAVTLQAARDGWNKRLIAVFQPHLFSRTRDFYREFAQALNAADVVIVSKIYPAREAPIAGISGALIANQVGDKARYIAQEEALLNFLEQLVQANDMILFLGAGDIHYTAQKFARLLMEKK
- a CDS encoding cell division protein FtsQ/DivIB, giving the protein MARRKKKHTLRNTLIYLGVILSLSALAYVNRQVESYLTSRISTFQLKNIKIHGNVILTRQQVLNLCGVKEGEKFLTVKPAEIAQKMLRSPFIKTASAVYSLPSTLHISVQERRPIAFVLQKELLLVDNEGVLLPFPKIKGYTWNLPVINGLEAKIGKVGQRTTSQKLLKAIEVLQYVQFMKSPLWSMIAAVDLSDEKVLQISLIRGGAKVRCNYEDYQSELYVLNLYIENYLNWDQLADIEYIDLRFEDRLVLKNKKKQG